One window of Biomphalaria glabrata chromosome 6, xgBioGlab47.1, whole genome shotgun sequence genomic DNA carries:
- the LOC106070581 gene encoding transcription factor mef2A-like — MGFNSKHYPKHLNITTSQHPNIPTSQQLNNSTSQHPNISISQHLNISTSQHPNISISQHLNISTSRHPNIPTSQYLNISTSQHLNISTSQHPNISISQYLNISISQHPNISTSQHLNIPTSQHLNISTSQYLNISTPQYPNISISQHLNIPTSQYLNISTSQHLNISTSQYLNISTSQYPNISISQHLNISTSRHPKIPKSQHPNIPKSQNLNISTSQHLDIPTSQHLKITSQHLNVTTYLPAKYNHNRKYRYGMTYYGSGIP, encoded by the coding sequence ATGGGTTTTAATAGTAAACACTATCCCAAACATCTCAACATCACAACATCTCAACATCCCAACATCCCGACTTctcaacaactcaacaactcaacaTCTCAACATCCCAACATCTCAATATCTCAACATCTCAATATCTCAACATCTCAACATCCCAACATCTCAATATCTCAACATCTCAATATCTCAACATCTCGACACCCCAATATCCCAACATCTCAATATCTCAACATCTCAACATCCCAACATCTCAATATCTCAACATCTCAACATCCCAACATCTCAATATCTCAATATCTCAACATCTCAATATCTCAACATCCCAATATCTCAACATCTCAACATCTCAACATCCCAACATCTCAACATCTCAATATCTCAACATCTCAATATCTCAACATCTCGACACCCCAATATCCCAACATCTCAATATCTCAACATCTCAACATCCCAACATCTCAATATCTCAACATCTCAACATCCCAACATCTCAATATCTCAACATCTCAATATCTCAACATCTCAACATCCCAATATCCCAACATCTCAATATCTCAACATCTCAATATCTCAACATCTCGACATCCCAAAATCCCAAAATCTCAACATCCCAATATCCCAAAATCCCAAAATCTCAACATCTCAACATCCCAACATCTCGACATCCCAACATCCCAACATCTCAAAATCACATCACAACATCTCAACGTCACAACATATCTgcct